The following are encoded in a window of Gramella sp. MT6 genomic DNA:
- a CDS encoding SufE family protein, with protein MTIQEKQQEVVDEFAMFDDWMQRYEYMIELGKSLPLIDEKYKIDENLIKGCQSKVWVHAELEGDKLAFTADSDAIITKGIVAILIRVFSNQHPSEIIEADTKFIDEIGLKEHLSPTRANGLVSMIKQLKMYAVAYQTQLN; from the coding sequence ATGACGATTCAGGAAAAACAACAGGAGGTAGTAGATGAGTTTGCAATGTTCGATGACTGGATGCAGCGTTATGAATATATGATTGAGCTGGGTAAGTCATTACCTTTGATCGATGAGAAATATAAGATCGATGAGAATCTTATCAAAGGTTGCCAGAGTAAGGTCTGGGTGCATGCTGAACTGGAAGGAGATAAACTTGCCTTCACTGCAGATAGTGATGCGATAATCACCAAGGGGATTGTTGCTATTCTAATTAGAGTATTTTCTAATCAGCATCCTTCAGAGATCATAGAGGCAGATACTAAGTTTATTGATGAGATCGGGCTGAAAGAACATCTTTCTCCAACCCGTGCCAATGGTTTGGTTAGTATGATCAAACAATTAAAAATGTATGCAGTAGCATATCAAACACAATTGAATTGA
- a CDS encoding iron-sulfur cluster assembly protein, whose translation MEQEINTQELGEKIVTVLKTIYDPEIPVDIYELGLIYDVMVSTDYDVKILMTLTTPNCPVAETLPLEVEEKVKSLDMVKDAEVEITFDPPWSQDLMSEGAKLELGLL comes from the coding sequence ATGGAACAGGAAATAAACACACAGGAATTAGGAGAAAAGATCGTGACCGTATTAAAAACAATCTATGATCCGGAAATACCTGTAGATATATACGAATTAGGGCTTATCTACGATGTGATGGTGAGTACAGATTATGATGTAAAGATCCTAATGACGCTTACTACTCCAAATTGCCCGGTTGCCGAGACACTTCCACTTGAAGTTGAAGAAAAAGTGAAGTCTCTGGATATGGTGAAAGACGCTGAGGTGGAGATCACCTTTGATCCACCATGGAGCCAGGACCTAATGAGTGAAGGCGCAAAACTGGAGCTCGGACTTTTATAA
- a CDS encoding DUF2480 family protein: MAEEIINRVAQSKLLTFNLEDYYPKGQRFVFDLSVWLHEGFVLREKDFREHAKNHDWSQYQDQFIALTCSTDAIVPAWAYMLISTYLEPYAKKVVIGELEDLESHLYQEVIESLDVSDLKDKPVIIKGCSNKPVPKNAYIFLIKKLQPVVKSLMYGEACSSVPLYKQPKK, from the coding sequence ATGGCGGAAGAGATAATAAATCGGGTCGCTCAAAGTAAATTATTAACCTTTAATCTTGAGGATTACTATCCAAAAGGTCAAAGGTTTGTTTTTGATCTGAGTGTTTGGCTTCATGAAGGTTTTGTGCTAAGGGAAAAGGATTTCAGGGAACATGCTAAAAATCATGACTGGTCACAGTATCAGGATCAGTTCATCGCGTTAACATGTTCTACAGATGCTATCGTACCGGCATGGGCATATATGCTTATTTCCACTTATCTCGAGCCGTATGCTAAAAAAGTAGTGATAGGTGAGCTGGAAGATCTTGAAAGTCACCTTTATCAGGAGGTGATTGAAAGTCTTGATGTATCAGATCTTAAGGATAAGCCGGTAATAATTAAGGGTTGTTCAAACAAGCCTGTTCCAAAAAATGCTTATATTTTCCTTATTAAAAAGCTCCAGCCCGTTGTGAAAAGCCTTATGTATGGTGAAGCCTGTTCTTCGGTTCCATTATATAAACAACCAAAAAAATAG
- a CDS encoding DUF3078 domain-containing protein — protein MKKTLLFAFSLLCMGIAQSQEEEEKDTIPNGWSTEGNVQLLFNQSAFNKEWTGGGTSSIAGNLSVDYQFNYKMDDFSWNNRIFGNYGLTKVKDDEFIRKTSDRLELTSIAGKRIQESNFYYSWFLNFRTQFAKGYEFSEDAETGETIRTEISDFMSPAYLQTGPGIMWKKSDDLVVNFAPATARFIFVDKDFTTEPGYVDGDYFGVDEGKSMRFELGASLSGYSKYEIMENVAMEHTLSLYSNYLDKPGNIDIDYLLNVEMGINDYLSANLVFQAIYDDNAVGAFQIREVFGLGINFGF, from the coding sequence ATGAAGAAAACTTTACTTTTCGCTTTTTCATTGCTTTGCATGGGAATAGCACAATCTCAAGAGGAAGAAGAAAAAGATACCATACCAAACGGTTGGTCAACAGAAGGAAATGTCCAGTTGCTTTTTAATCAGTCTGCATTCAATAAAGAATGGACTGGCGGGGGTACTTCCAGTATCGCTGGTAATCTTTCAGTAGACTACCAGTTCAACTATAAAATGGATGATTTTTCCTGGAACAACAGGATATTTGGGAATTATGGTCTAACCAAGGTAAAGGACGACGAATTTATTAGAAAGACCAGTGACCGGTTAGAACTTACCTCTATTGCCGGAAAAAGGATTCAGGAATCTAACTTTTATTATTCCTGGTTTTTAAATTTCAGAACCCAGTTTGCTAAGGGGTATGAGTTTAGTGAAGATGCTGAAACCGGGGAAACCATCAGGACAGAAATTTCAGATTTTATGTCACCGGCTTACCTGCAAACTGGTCCGGGCATCATGTGGAAAAAAAGTGATGATCTTGTGGTCAATTTCGCTCCTGCAACGGCCAGATTTATATTTGTAGACAAGGATTTTACTACTGAACCGGGCTATGTAGACGGAGATTATTTTGGTGTGGACGAGGGAAAATCAATGAGATTTGAACTTGGTGCTTCTTTAAGTGGATATTCCAAATATGAGATCATGGAAAATGTGGCTATGGAACATACCCTATCCCTTTATTCCAATTACCTTGATAAACCAGGAAATATCGATATAGATTACCTTTTGAATGTAGAAATGGGAATCAACGATTATTTATCTGCAAACCTTGTGTTTCAGGCCATATATGATGACAATGCCGTAGGTGCTTTTCAGATCAGGGAAGTGTTTGGCCTGGGTATTAATTTTGGATTCTAA